Proteins from a genomic interval of Longimicrobium sp.:
- a CDS encoding class I tRNA ligase family protein: protein MSRFYVTTAIDYANGDPHLGHAFEKIGADAIARYHRLIGDDVRFCMGMDEHGQKVAQTAAARGVEPQALVDELAARFSALWNKLGISNTRWVRTTDAHHRRGVKAFIEQALERNPDDFYEKTYEGWYCVGCELFKRENEIADGRCVLHPTRELQWTEERNWFFRLSRYQDFLRAHFEANPGFILPESRRNELLALLDSGLEDISITRARLSWAIPFPKATSNGETQGTWVWFDALPNYLTDTGFPDDESWREWWPAQLHVVGKDITRLHAIIWPAMLQSAGLPLPERVWGHGFVTLGGERFSKSSGVTLDLDEAIDRFGPDAFRYYLLREVPWDSDGGFSWERFAERYTSELANGLGNLASRSTSMIGKYRQGAVPASPLEVDPVIADAVARYRAAMDANLLHEGAAAAFEVVRHANAVVAERQPWSVAKDPSRADELDLTLASMVRYLAAAATMLSPFMPVKTAELWERLGSGRDALPSLDELATLDVASWTVQSGGILFPRPEVAAPA, encoded by the coding sequence GTGAGCCGGTTCTACGTCACGACCGCCATCGACTACGCCAACGGCGACCCCCACCTGGGGCACGCGTTCGAAAAGATCGGCGCCGACGCCATCGCCCGGTACCACCGGCTGATCGGCGACGACGTCCGCTTCTGCATGGGGATGGACGAGCACGGGCAGAAGGTGGCGCAGACGGCCGCCGCCCGCGGCGTGGAGCCCCAGGCGCTGGTGGACGAGCTCGCCGCCCGCTTCAGCGCGCTGTGGAACAAGCTGGGGATCAGCAACACGCGCTGGGTGCGCACCACCGACGCGCACCACCGGCGTGGGGTGAAGGCGTTCATCGAGCAGGCGCTGGAGCGCAACCCCGACGACTTCTACGAGAAGACGTACGAGGGGTGGTACTGCGTGGGCTGCGAGCTCTTCAAGCGCGAGAACGAGATCGCCGACGGGCGGTGCGTTCTCCATCCCACGCGCGAGCTGCAGTGGACGGAGGAGCGCAACTGGTTCTTCCGGCTCAGCCGCTACCAGGACTTCCTGCGCGCGCACTTCGAGGCCAACCCCGGCTTCATCCTTCCCGAGTCGCGCCGCAACGAGCTGCTGGCGCTGCTGGACTCGGGGCTGGAAGACATCTCCATCACCCGCGCCCGCCTCTCGTGGGCCATCCCCTTTCCCAAGGCCACGTCCAACGGGGAGACGCAGGGGACGTGGGTGTGGTTCGACGCGCTTCCCAACTACCTGACCGACACCGGCTTTCCGGACGACGAGTCGTGGCGGGAGTGGTGGCCGGCGCAGCTTCACGTGGTGGGCAAGGACATCACGCGCCTCCACGCCATCATCTGGCCGGCCATGCTGCAGTCCGCAGGGCTTCCCCTTCCCGAGCGGGTGTGGGGGCACGGCTTCGTTACGCTGGGGGGCGAGCGGTTCAGCAAGTCGTCGGGGGTCACGCTGGATTTGGACGAGGCCATCGACCGGTTTGGCCCCGACGCGTTCCGCTACTACCTGCTGCGCGAGGTGCCGTGGGACAGCGACGGCGGATTCAGCTGGGAGCGCTTTGCCGAGCGGTACACGTCGGAGCTGGCGAACGGGCTGGGCAACCTGGCCAGCCGCAGCACGTCGATGATCGGCAAGTACCGCCAGGGCGCCGTCCCCGCCTCGCCGCTGGAGGTGGATCCGGTGATCGCCGACGCTGTCGCGCGCTACCGGGCGGCGATGGATGCCAACCTGCTTCACGAGGGCGCCGCCGCCGCGTTCGAAGTCGTGCGCCACGCCAACGCGGTGGTCGCCGAGCGGCAGCCCTGGTCCGTCGCCAAGGACCCGTCGCGGGCCGACGAGCTGGACCTGACGCTCGCGTCGATGGTGCGCTACCTGGCGGCGGCGGCCACGATGCTCTCGCCCTTCATGCCCGTGAAGACAGCGGAGCTGTGGGAGCGCCTGGGCTCCGGGCGTGATGCGCTTCCGTCGCTGGACGAGCTGGCGACGCTGGACGTGGCGAGCTGGACGGTGCAGTCCGGCGGCATCCTCTTCCCGCGGCCTGAAGTCGCCGCGCCTGCGTGA
- a CDS encoding acetyl-CoA carboxylase carboxyltransferase subunit alpha, whose product MATVAHLDFERAIADVEEQIGSLRTLAGERGVDVTTELAALERKLNGLKADTFANLSPIERVGVARHPRRPYTLDYLELVFTDFVELHGDRQYRDDASIVGGWARLDGESVMVLGQQKGRDMKENVLRNFGMPHPEGYRKALRLMKLAEKFNRPLITLIDTMGAYPGLGAEQRGQGEAIARNLREMAALKIPSIATVIGEGGSGGALAIAVADRVLMLENSIYSVISPEGCAAILWKNATARDKAAEAMKITAVDLKRLGVIDEVIPEPAGGAHGNWEDAAAAFKEALVRHLNELRALPADELRRTRWQKYMGMGRWRHAG is encoded by the coding sequence GTGGCAACGGTAGCCCACCTGGACTTCGAGCGCGCCATCGCCGACGTGGAGGAGCAGATCGGATCGCTCCGCACGCTGGCCGGCGAGCGCGGCGTAGACGTAACCACCGAGCTGGCCGCGCTGGAGCGCAAGCTCAACGGCCTCAAGGCCGACACGTTCGCCAACCTGTCGCCCATCGAGCGGGTGGGGGTGGCGCGCCACCCGCGCCGGCCCTATACGCTGGACTACCTGGAGCTGGTGTTCACCGACTTCGTGGAGCTGCACGGCGACCGGCAGTACCGCGACGACGCCAGCATCGTGGGCGGCTGGGCGCGGCTGGACGGCGAGTCGGTGATGGTGCTGGGGCAGCAGAAGGGGCGCGACATGAAGGAGAACGTGCTGCGCAACTTTGGCATGCCGCACCCGGAGGGCTACCGCAAAGCATTGCGGTTGATGAAATTGGCTGAGAAGTTCAACCGCCCGCTGATCACGCTGATCGACACCATGGGCGCCTATCCCGGCCTGGGCGCCGAGCAGCGCGGGCAGGGCGAGGCCATCGCCCGCAACCTGCGCGAGATGGCGGCGCTCAAGATTCCCAGCATCGCCACGGTCATCGGCGAAGGCGGCTCGGGGGGCGCGCTGGCCATCGCCGTCGCCGACCGCGTGCTGATGCTGGAAAACAGCATCTACTCGGTCATCAGCCCCGAGGGGTGCGCGGCCATCCTGTGGAAGAACGCCACGGCCCGCGACAAGGCGGCCGAGGCCATGAAGATCACCGCCGTCGACCTGAAGCGGCTGGGGGTGATCGACGAGGTGATCCCCGAGCCGGCCGGCGGGGCGCACGGAAACTGGGAAGACGCGGCGGCGGCGTTCAAGGAGGCCCTGGTGCGCCACCTGAACGAGCTGCGCGCCCTGCCCGCCGACGAGCTGCGGCGGACCCGGTGGCAGAAGTACATGGGGATGGGACGCTGGCGGCACGCCGGCTGA
- a CDS encoding alpha/beta hydrolase codes for MIPGWTNSGPEHWQSLWERDHPGFRRVQQADWDHPDRAEWVRTLDAAIRSESEPPVLVAHSLGCIAIAHWAVAHDHPVAGALLVAPADVERPDAPEPIRNFAPVPLAALPFPAIVVASSDDPYLDPERAAHFARCWGARLVDLGAAGHINTDAGFGPWPQGLELLAELGRR; via the coding sequence GTGATCCCTGGGTGGACCAACTCCGGCCCGGAGCACTGGCAGAGCCTGTGGGAGCGCGATCATCCCGGCTTCCGGCGGGTGCAGCAGGCCGACTGGGACCATCCCGATCGTGCGGAGTGGGTGCGGACGCTCGATGCCGCCATCCGGTCCGAATCCGAACCGCCGGTCCTGGTGGCGCACAGCCTGGGCTGCATCGCTATCGCGCACTGGGCCGTGGCCCACGATCACCCAGTCGCGGGTGCGCTGCTGGTGGCTCCCGCCGACGTGGAGCGGCCGGATGCGCCGGAGCCCATCCGCAACTTCGCCCCGGTGCCGCTCGCCGCGCTCCCCTTCCCCGCCATCGTGGTGGCCAGCAGCGACGATCCGTACCTGGACCCCGAGCGCGCGGCGCACTTCGCCCGGTGCTGGGGCGCGCGGCTGGTGGACTTGGGAGCCGCGGGGCACATCAACACCGACGCCGGGTTCGGCCCCTGGCCTCAAGGGCTGGAACTGCTGGCCGAGCTGGGTCGCCGCTGA
- a CDS encoding M23 family metallopeptidase produces the protein MLVPHDNERVRSFQVSARSIRNALSGAAIFALLLGTFVISFAVKQSHHSQSAGLKRENQLLAAEVDEMRKQMEALDRSIAALAKKDEQVRVIAGLPEVNADVRKAGVGGPGTGSMGARALAKLNPGVGRKVEATSEDLDALMRRAALLRGSMDQAVTQIRRNQQRMASTPTILPTDGHLSSLFSGSRYHPVLRISRPHKGIDIAARIGEPILAPARGRVVFAGNRSNGYGNMVEIDHGYGYVTRYAHASRLRVRTGQTVDRGDRIADVGNTGLTSGPHLHYEVEVNGNQVDPMNFVIGDALP, from the coding sequence ATGCTCGTGCCCCATGACAACGAACGAGTCCGCTCGTTCCAGGTGTCGGCACGAAGCATCCGCAACGCCCTGAGCGGCGCCGCCATCTTCGCCCTGCTCCTGGGCACCTTCGTCATCTCCTTCGCCGTCAAGCAGTCGCACCACTCGCAGAGCGCCGGGCTCAAGCGCGAGAACCAGCTGCTGGCCGCCGAGGTCGACGAGATGCGAAAGCAGATGGAGGCACTGGACCGCTCCATCGCGGCGCTGGCCAAGAAGGACGAGCAGGTGCGGGTGATCGCCGGCCTTCCCGAGGTGAACGCCGACGTGCGCAAGGCGGGCGTGGGCGGTCCGGGAACGGGAAGCATGGGCGCCCGCGCGCTGGCCAAGCTGAACCCCGGCGTGGGCCGCAAGGTCGAGGCGACCTCCGAAGACCTGGACGCGCTGATGCGCCGTGCGGCTCTCCTGCGCGGCAGCATGGACCAGGCGGTCACCCAGATCCGCCGCAACCAGCAGCGCATGGCCTCCACCCCCACCATCCTGCCGACGGACGGCCACCTCTCGTCGCTCTTCTCCGGCAGCCGCTACCACCCCGTGCTGCGCATCTCGCGCCCCCACAAGGGCATCGACATCGCCGCGCGCATCGGCGAGCCCATCCTGGCGCCGGCGCGGGGCCGCGTGGTGTTCGCGGGCAACCGCAGCAACGGCTACGGCAACATGGTGGAGATCGACCACGGCTACGGCTACGTCACCCGCTACGCCCACGCCTCGCGGCTGCGCGTGCGCACCGGGCAGACGGTGGACCGCGGCGACCGCATCGCCGACGTGGGCAACACCGGGCTCACCAGCGGGCCTCACCTTCACTACGAGGTCGAGGTCAACGGCAACCAGGTAGACCCGATGAACTTCGTGATCGGCGACGCGCTGCCCTGA
- a CDS encoding RDD family protein translates to MLRRGTALAIDLYACVVIALSLAFVPGLFLPLDEHLWVSTVVALPLIVLGVGYVFLGAAFLPNTYGRYVTAVRVRDQATGKRPGFGQGVARALTMGLWPVEAVMIVDSGRRMGDRLAGTVVERYSPEGAWWKRAAPGLAVISGGVALLWGMSPLVAGRTLAAREARAYTQSRLGAQPAANPRYVSVRGDSGEVGLTLRDGRGVRVHLARSRGAWRAWQVEEVSSSALGRGLSIQQGGASVSAP, encoded by the coding sequence TTGCTTCGGCGCGGGACGGCGCTCGCGATCGACCTGTACGCCTGCGTCGTCATCGCGCTGTCCCTCGCGTTCGTGCCGGGGCTGTTCCTGCCGCTGGACGAGCACCTCTGGGTTTCCACGGTTGTCGCGTTGCCGCTGATCGTGCTCGGGGTCGGGTACGTGTTCCTGGGTGCCGCGTTCCTACCCAACACGTACGGACGCTATGTAACGGCCGTCCGCGTGCGGGACCAGGCCACGGGCAAGCGGCCCGGCTTCGGACAGGGCGTGGCCCGCGCGCTCACCATGGGCTTGTGGCCGGTAGAAGCGGTGATGATCGTGGACAGCGGGCGGCGCATGGGCGACCGCTTGGCCGGAACGGTCGTCGAGCGGTACAGCCCGGAAGGGGCATGGTGGAAGCGCGCGGCCCCCGGACTGGCCGTCATCTCCGGCGGCGTCGCCCTGCTTTGGGGGATGAGCCCCCTGGTCGCCGGCCGGACGCTGGCCGCCCGCGAAGCGCGCGCCTACACGCAATCGCGGCTGGGTGCCCAACCGGCCGCCAACCCGCGGTACGTCTCGGTGCGCGGTGACTCGGGCGAGGTTGGACTGACGCTGCGCGACGGGCGGGGCGTCCGGGTGCACCTGGCACGGTCGCGGGGCGCGTGGCGGGCCTGGCAGGTAGAGGAAGTCTCGTCCTCGGCACTTGGGCGGGGGCTTTCCATCCAGCAGGGCGGCGCCTCCGTATCGGCTCCGTGA
- a CDS encoding regulatory iron-sulfur-containing complex subunit RicT: MGLELPVFQPVASPQDQAFLVEVGFKGMRKGFFSCTDPSVRVNDWVLVEVERGHDVGRVRSLGGVAQKKCGDSPVSVVLRHADDEEVRQLYALRADEERVRRETRQRVQEHGLHMKVSDAEWQWDRNKLTIYFTAERRVDFRQLVRDLARTFRSRIELKQIGVRDEAAQLGGVGRCGRQLCCATWLREIKPISLQLAKDQSLSLNPQQISGTCGRLMCCLTYEHDAYLQARKRFPREGKTIRTTVGAERVIAIDIWRSTVTLQDEQRQRRTIDLDQLKEETAATPAGPARMEKPSHPVLPNPAQPQRPPRRPRRQTEQKPE, from the coding sequence ATGGGCCTGGAACTCCCCGTGTTCCAGCCCGTTGCGTCGCCCCAGGACCAGGCCTTCCTCGTGGAGGTCGGGTTCAAGGGCATGCGAAAGGGCTTTTTTTCCTGCACCGACCCCTCGGTGCGGGTAAACGACTGGGTTCTGGTAGAGGTGGAGCGCGGCCACGACGTGGGCCGCGTACGGTCGCTGGGCGGAGTCGCGCAGAAGAAGTGCGGCGACTCGCCCGTCTCCGTCGTCCTGCGCCACGCCGACGACGAAGAGGTCCGCCAGCTGTACGCCCTTCGCGCCGACGAGGAGCGTGTGCGCCGCGAAACCCGGCAGCGCGTGCAGGAGCACGGGCTGCACATGAAGGTCAGCGACGCCGAGTGGCAGTGGGACCGGAACAAGCTCACCATCTACTTCACGGCCGAGCGGCGCGTGGACTTCCGCCAGCTCGTCCGCGACCTGGCGCGCACCTTCCGCAGCCGCATCGAGCTCAAGCAGATCGGCGTGCGCGACGAGGCGGCGCAGCTGGGGGGCGTGGGGCGCTGCGGCCGGCAGCTCTGCTGCGCCACCTGGCTCCGCGAGATCAAGCCGATCTCTCTCCAGCTGGCCAAGGACCAGAGCCTGTCGCTGAACCCGCAGCAGATCTCCGGCACCTGCGGCCGGCTGATGTGCTGCCTGACGTACGAGCACGACGCGTATCTGCAGGCGCGCAAGCGCTTTCCGCGCGAGGGCAAGACCATCCGCACCACGGTGGGCGCCGAGCGGGTGATCGCCATCGACATCTGGCGGAGCACCGTCACGCTGCAGGACGAGCAGCGCCAGCGCCGCACCATCGATCTCGACCAGTTGAAGGAAGAGACGGCGGCCACGCCCGCGGGGCCCGCGCGGATGGAAAAGCCGTCGCACCCCGTTCTTCCCAACCCGGCGCAGCCGCAGCGGCCTCCGCGCCGCCCGCGCCGCCAGACGGAGCAAAAGCCCGAGTGA
- a CDS encoding response regulator has protein sequence MAGKTVLLVEDDEASIDIFTTILRHGGYQVLSATSASAGVDMAVAHRPDIVVVDLGLPDAPGFEVLSELTDHPATQDTPLIVCTVHIFEHDMVRAHRAGGDVFLQKPIAPQDLLSHVDRLLSGAPAPEPSPAAAS, from the coding sequence GTGGCAGGCAAGACCGTGCTTCTCGTCGAGGACGATGAAGCCAGCATCGACATCTTCACCACCATTCTCCGCCACGGCGGATACCAGGTGCTGTCGGCGACGAGCGCATCCGCCGGCGTGGACATGGCCGTGGCGCACCGGCCGGACATCGTCGTCGTGGACCTGGGCCTTCCCGACGCCCCCGGGTTCGAGGTGCTGAGCGAGCTGACGGACCATCCCGCGACGCAGGACACCCCGCTGATCGTCTGCACGGTGCACATCTTCGAGCACGACATGGTGCGCGCCCATCGCGCGGGCGGCGACGTGTTCCTGCAGAAGCCCATCGCGCCCCAGGACCTCCTGTCCCACGTGGACCGTCTCCTCTCCGGCGCGCCGGCGCCCGAGCCGTCGCCCGCGGCCGCATCGTAG